The Sphingomonas sp. KR3-1 genome contains a region encoding:
- a CDS encoding membrane-bound PQQ-dependent dehydrogenase, glucose/quinate/shikimate family: MEVRPRRRSIAALVVGGVIALIGLVLAIGGAWLAVLGGSLYYVITGALMVWSGVLLVRGRMAGGWLYLAIVVASVLWAWWESGANPWAQVPRVIAPVVLAIAVILVLPTLTYAAGKWRLALGGVAAVLVLTVINFWAAAAGMPNSVLAALPAPGTAGMMDPSGQQTGADWPVYGGTTSARRYSPLVQITPANVSKLKQVWLTHTGDLPSSPMIRKTYGAENTPLKVGDSLYICTPKNILLSLDAATGMEKWRYDPKVPDDAIPYTAACRGVVYYAVPNAPANQACATRIVEGTLDARLIAVDAKNGKPCADFGTNGQVDAKQGMGKVPAGFVSINSPPTLVRGVLVTGHQVLDGQDRWAPSGVIQGFDVVTGKLRWAWDMMNPSWSGAPPAGKEWARGTPNMWTLASGDEQLGLVYLPMGNAAADYYSSERRPEENFYATSLVALDVTTGKPRWRFQAVRNDVWDYDFGAQATLVDYKGAPALVLPSKQGDLYVLDRRTGQPLTPVGEMKAPGGGVEPQQRAATQRVSLWHTLRKPDLTERDMWGMSPIDQMICRIQFRSASYKGFFTPPEADRHSIEYPGYNGGTDWGGIAVDPQRGVIVANYNDMPNYVQLVPRAKADKLGWAPRDQARGKIGGAEGAGDPQANTPYAINVNAGWRMPFTGLLCKQPPYGGIRAIDMATGKTIWDRPFGEARTNGPFGIPSMLPVSIGTPNNGGSVVTAGGLIFVAASTDNLIRAIDLKTGKTLWKAVLPAGGQATPIVYEANGKQYLVIYAGGHHFMETPVGDEVVAYALP, from the coding sequence GTGGAGGTAAGGCCCCGGCGCCGGAGCATCGCCGCGCTGGTCGTCGGCGGCGTGATCGCGCTGATCGGCCTGGTGCTCGCGATCGGCGGCGCCTGGCTCGCGGTGCTTGGCGGCTCGCTCTATTACGTGATCACCGGCGCGCTGATGGTCTGGTCGGGCGTGCTGCTGGTCCGCGGCCGCATGGCAGGCGGCTGGCTCTATCTCGCCATCGTCGTCGCCAGCGTGCTCTGGGCCTGGTGGGAGTCGGGCGCCAATCCCTGGGCGCAGGTGCCGCGCGTGATCGCGCCGGTCGTCCTCGCCATCGCCGTGATCCTGGTGCTGCCGACGCTCACCTATGCGGCGGGCAAGTGGCGGCTCGCGCTCGGCGGGGTCGCCGCAGTGCTGGTGCTCACCGTGATCAACTTCTGGGCCGCCGCGGCCGGCATGCCCAACTCGGTGCTCGCCGCGCTCCCCGCGCCGGGCACCGCCGGCATGATGGACCCCTCCGGCCAGCAGACCGGCGCCGACTGGCCCGTCTATGGCGGCACCACCAGCGCGCGGCGCTATTCGCCGCTGGTCCAGATCACCCCGGCCAATGTCTCGAAGCTCAAGCAGGTCTGGCTGACGCACACCGGCGACCTTCCGTCGTCGCCGATGATCCGCAAGACCTATGGCGCGGAGAACACCCCGCTCAAGGTCGGCGACAGCCTCTATATCTGCACGCCGAAGAACATCCTGCTGTCGCTCGATGCCGCCACCGGCATGGAGAAGTGGCGCTACGATCCCAAGGTGCCCGACGACGCGATCCCCTACACGGCGGCCTGCCGCGGCGTGGTCTATTATGCCGTGCCGAACGCGCCCGCCAACCAGGCCTGCGCCACCCGCATCGTCGAGGGCACGCTCGACGCGCGGCTGATCGCGGTCGACGCGAAGAACGGCAAGCCCTGCGCCGATTTCGGCACGAACGGCCAGGTCGACGCCAAGCAGGGCATGGGCAAGGTCCCGGCCGGCTTCGTCTCGATCAACTCTCCGCCCACGCTGGTGCGCGGCGTGCTCGTCACCGGCCATCAGGTGCTCGACGGGCAGGACCGCTGGGCGCCGTCGGGCGTGATCCAGGGCTTCGACGTCGTCACCGGCAAGCTGCGCTGGGCCTGGGACATGATGAACCCGAGCTGGAGCGGCGCACCGCCGGCCGGCAAGGAATGGGCACGCGGCACGCCGAACATGTGGACGCTGGCGAGCGGCGACGAGCAGCTCGGCTTGGTCTATCTCCCGATGGGCAACGCCGCGGCCGACTATTACTCGTCCGAGCGCCGTCCGGAGGAGAATTTCTACGCGACCTCGCTGGTCGCGCTCGACGTGACCACCGGCAAGCCGCGCTGGCGCTTCCAGGCGGTGCGCAACGACGTGTGGGACTATGATTTCGGCGCCCAGGCGACCCTGGTCGATTACAAGGGTGCCCCGGCGCTGGTCCTGCCGTCGAAGCAGGGCGACCTCTACGTCCTCGATCGCCGCACCGGCCAGCCGCTCACGCCCGTGGGCGAGATGAAGGCCCCTGGCGGCGGCGTCGAGCCGCAGCAGCGCGCCGCCACCCAGCGCGTCTCGCTCTGGCATACGCTGCGCAAGCCCGACCTGACCGAGCGCGACATGTGGGGCATGTCGCCGATCGACCAGATGATCTGCCGCATCCAGTTCCGCAGCGCGAGCTACAAGGGCTTCTTCACCCCGCCCGAGGCCGATCGCCACTCGATCGAATATCCCGGCTATAATGGCGGCACCGATTGGGGCGGCATCGCCGTCGATCCGCAGCGCGGGGTGATCGTCGCCAACTATAACGACATGCCCAATTACGTGCAGCTGGTCCCCCGGGCCAAGGCCGACAAGCTCGGCTGGGCACCGCGCGACCAGGCCCGCGGTAAGATCGGCGGCGCCGAAGGCGCGGGCGATCCCCAGGCGAACACGCCGTACGCCATCAACGTCAATGCCGGCTGGCGGATGCCCTTCACCGGGCTGCTCTGCAAGCAGCCGCCCTATGGCGGGATCCGGGCGATCGACATGGCGACCGGCAAGACGATCTGGGACCGCCCCTTCGGCGAGGCGCGCACCAACGGCCCGTTCGGCATTCCCTCGATGCTGCCGGTGTCGATCGGCACGCCGAACAATGGCGGCTCGGTGGTCACTGCCGGTGGGCTGATCTTCGTCGCGGCATCGACCGACAACCTGATCCGAGCGATCGACCTGAAGACCGGCAAGACGCTGTGGAAGGCCGTGCTCCCCGCGGGCGGCCAGGCGACGCCGATCGTCTATGAGGCGAACGGCAAGCAGTATCTCGTCATCTATGCCGGCGGGCATCACTTCATGGAGACGCCGGTGGGCGACGAGGTGGTGGCCTACGCTTTGCCCTAA
- a CDS encoding leucyl aminopeptidase family protein yields the protein MPDLNTLVQPDKGQPARTITVIDAKGFDAWLNAQPPRHRTAAAAQKLAPSPYASAILPGDGPEDWSVVTVVANADRLSPWCLAKLAETLPEGSYRVEGAEPGKAIHGWLAAQYKFDAYKKDEKAPTGPRVLLTADVARIEEAVRMAGATFKLRDRINTGANDMGPADLEAAAADLVKAYGGQLTVVKGDEIEKGYGLLWAVGKAAGKGREPRLIEIEWGNPEHPKIAIIGKGVCFDSGGLDIKPASGMRLMKKDMGGAAHALATAELIMSSRLPVRLHMLVPAVENSINGEATRPGDIMRSRKGITVENSNTDAEGRLILADALTKAEEKGPELVIDYATLTGAARVALGADLQALFANDETLASELMAAAETEADPMWRLPLYDPYKEMLKSDVADMVNAAEAPFGGALTAALFLKEFVPEKAQWAHLDIFCWNGSAKPGRPKGAEAVSLRAVWKVLKDRYAN from the coding sequence ATGCCTGATCTCAACACGCTCGTTCAGCCCGACAAGGGCCAGCCCGCCCGCACCATCACCGTGATCGACGCCAAGGGCTTCGACGCCTGGCTGAATGCCCAGCCGCCGCGCCACCGCACCGCGGCTGCCGCGCAGAAGCTGGCGCCCTCGCCCTATGCCAGCGCGATCCTGCCCGGCGACGGGCCCGAGGACTGGTCGGTCGTCACCGTGGTGGCGAACGCAGACCGCCTGTCGCCCTGGTGCCTCGCCAAGCTCGCCGAGACGCTGCCCGAGGGCAGCTACCGCGTCGAGGGCGCCGAGCCCGGCAAGGCGATCCATGGCTGGCTCGCCGCCCAGTACAAGTTCGATGCCTACAAGAAGGACGAGAAGGCGCCGACCGGCCCGCGCGTGCTGCTCACCGCCGATGTCGCGCGGATCGAGGAAGCCGTGCGCATGGCGGGCGCCACCTTCAAGCTACGCGACCGGATCAACACCGGCGCCAACGACATGGGCCCGGCCGATCTCGAGGCCGCGGCCGCGGACCTGGTCAAGGCCTATGGCGGCCAGCTGACGGTGGTTAAGGGCGACGAGATCGAGAAGGGCTATGGCCTGCTCTGGGCGGTCGGCAAGGCCGCCGGCAAGGGCCGCGAGCCGCGCCTGATCGAGATCGAATGGGGCAATCCCGAGCACCCGAAGATCGCCATCATCGGCAAGGGCGTCTGCTTCGATTCGGGCGGCCTCGACATCAAGCCGGCCAGCGGCATGCGGCTGATGAAGAAGGACATGGGCGGCGCCGCGCACGCGCTCGCTACCGCCGAGCTGATCATGTCCTCGCGCCTGCCGGTGCGGCTGCACATGCTCGTCCCCGCGGTCGAGAACTCGATCAACGGCGAGGCGACGCGCCCGGGCGACATCATGCGCTCGCGCAAGGGCATCACGGTCGAGAACAGCAACACCGACGCCGAGGGCCGGCTGATCCTCGCCGACGCGCTGACCAAGGCCGAGGAGAAGGGCCCCGAGCTGGTGATCGACTATGCGACGCTGACCGGCGCCGCGCGCGTCGCGCTGGGTGCCGACCTCCAGGCGCTGTTCGCCAATGACGAGACGCTGGCGAGCGAGCTGATGGCCGCGGCGGAGACCGAGGCGGATCCGATGTGGCGCCTGCCGCTCTACGATCCGTACAAGGAGATGCTGAAGTCCGACGTGGCCGACATGGTCAACGCGGCCGAGGCGCCGTTCGGCGGCGCGCTGACCGCGGCGCTCTTCTTGAAGGAATTCGTCCCCGAGAAGGCGCAATGGGCGCATCTCGACATCTTCTGCTGGAACGGCAGCGCCAAGCCGGGCCGCCCCAAGGGCGCCGAGGCGGTGAGTCTGCGCGCCGTGTGGAAGGTGCTGAAGGACCGCTACGCGAACTGA
- a CDS encoding EAL domain-containing protein, which produces MDSERNRAILVEQFAALRKQIPLMYAMMFVDAAFLAFAAYGTVSPWWSLGMPTALALLSAVRAGFWVRRRGFSPRPELIPLYLRGTIIVAAVLSFGFGGWGLMLYAEGDLVRRACIALYIFIGAISCCYCLQPLPRAGQAVLLFGAAPVTICLIFSDEWFLRGLGFNILLVAIVVLRMMRTTHAGFVEVLASRSHMAAEQLRAQGAEQRAHQLAYHDPLTGLPNRRALAEALEQRMSPEGGAGALGLLIIDLDRFKSINDVHGHPAGDQLLRDVAARLSTAMAEEGTSYRLGGDEFAVIVDGDGEAARRAAHAVVNAMRKPFVGPELVHHIGASVGISLHPQDAPDRETLMRRADIALYKAKHSGRNQHCAFEPLLDAEIRRRAEIEREMRAAMVCDAFVPHYQPIVDLKHGGVVGYELLARWQRDGSEIGPELFIPIAEECGLIDALMLRLLHRACRETRDWAVPISINVSPTQLKDPWFSEKLLGVLVRERFPAQRLTIEITENALIVDAESAQQAIASLRNQGIQLALDDFGTGYSSLKHLEMLPFDRLKIDRSFVAAMERDPRAMRLVHAIITLAATLDLPVVAEGIESASTAQTLARLGCAMGQGYFYGHPMPVESVVAAMGSSAA; this is translated from the coding sequence GGTGGAGCCTCGGCATGCCGACGGCGCTGGCGCTGCTCTCGGCGGTGCGCGCGGGCTTCTGGGTGCGCCGTCGCGGCTTCAGCCCGCGGCCCGAGCTGATCCCGCTCTACCTGCGCGGCACGATCATCGTCGCCGCCGTGCTGAGCTTCGGCTTCGGCGGCTGGGGGCTGATGCTCTATGCCGAGGGCGACCTGGTCCGCCGCGCCTGCATCGCGCTCTACATCTTCATCGGCGCGATCAGCTGCTGCTACTGCCTCCAGCCGCTGCCGCGCGCCGGGCAGGCGGTGCTGCTGTTCGGTGCGGCGCCGGTCACGATCTGCCTGATCTTCTCCGACGAATGGTTCCTGCGCGGGCTCGGCTTCAACATCCTGCTGGTGGCGATCGTGGTGCTGCGGATGATGCGCACCACCCATGCCGGCTTTGTCGAGGTGCTCGCCTCGCGCTCGCACATGGCCGCCGAGCAGCTGCGTGCCCAGGGTGCCGAGCAGCGCGCGCACCAGCTCGCCTATCACGATCCGCTCACCGGCCTGCCCAATCGCCGCGCGCTGGCCGAGGCGCTGGAGCAGCGCATGTCGCCCGAGGGCGGTGCCGGTGCGCTCGGGCTGCTGATCATCGATCTCGACCGGTTCAAGTCGATCAACGACGTCCATGGCCATCCCGCCGGCGACCAGCTGCTGCGCGATGTCGCGGCGCGGCTGAGCACGGCGATGGCGGAGGAGGGGACCAGCTACCGGCTGGGCGGCGACGAGTTTGCGGTGATCGTCGACGGCGACGGCGAGGCGGCCCGCCGCGCCGCGCATGCAGTCGTCAACGCGATGCGCAAGCCGTTCGTCGGGCCCGAGCTCGTCCACCATATCGGCGCGAGCGTGGGCATCTCGCTCCACCCGCAGGACGCGCCCGACCGCGAGACGCTGATGCGCCGCGCCGATATCGCGCTCTACAAGGCCAAGCATTCGGGCCGGAACCAGCATTGCGCGTTCGAGCCGCTGCTCGACGCCGAGATCCGCCGCCGTGCCGAGATCGAGCGCGAGATGCGCGCCGCGATGGTCTGCGACGCGTTCGTGCCGCATTACCAGCCGATCGTCGACCTGAAGCATGGCGGCGTGGTCGGCTATGAGCTGCTCGCCCGCTGGCAGCGCGACGGCAGCGAGATCGGCCCCGAGCTGTTCATCCCGATCGCCGAGGAATGCGGGCTGATCGACGCGCTGATGCTGCGCCTCCTCCACCGCGCCTGCCGCGAGACGCGCGACTGGGCGGTGCCGATCTCGATCAACGTCTCGCCCACCCAGCTCAAGGATCCGTGGTTCAGCGAGAAGCTGCTCGGCGTGCTGGTGCGCGAGCGCTTCCCGGCGCAGCGGCTGACGATCGAGATCACCGAGAACGCGCTGATCGTCGATGCCGAGAGCGCGCAGCAGGCGATCGCCTCGCTGCGCAACCAGGGCATCCAGCTGGCGCTCGACGATTTCGGCACCGGCTATTCATCGCTCAAGCATCTCGAGATGCTGCCGTTCGACCGGCTCAAGATCGACCGCTCGTTCGTCGCGGCGATGGAGCGCGATCCCCGCGCGATGCGGCTGGTCCACGCGATCATCACGCTCGCCGCGACGCTCGACCTGCCGGTGGTCGCGGAGGGGATCGAATCGGCCTCCACCGCGCAGACGCTCGCCCGGCTCGGCTGCGCGATGGGGCAGGGTTATTTCTACGGCCACCCGATGCCCGTCGAGAGCGTCGTCGCGGCGATGGGCAGCAGCGCCGCCTAG